Proteins encoded by one window of Bacillus sp. DTU_2020_1000418_1_SI_GHA_SEK_038:
- a CDS encoding cupin domain-containing protein produces MTSATMGTNKRFFKLEELAQFDHNEVKKTIFYETDKTAGAVWCLEPGQEIFKHAHSTSDDLWICIQGTGTFYPGKGEEVEITKGDLIISYPGQQHGMRNTGTERFICIGVAGPIPMDLVLPEE; encoded by the coding sequence ATGACAAGCGCAACGATGGGAACAAATAAACGATTCTTTAAACTTGAGGAGCTTGCTCAATTTGATCATAACGAAGTGAAAAAGACAATCTTCTATGAAACAGATAAAACAGCTGGGGCTGTATGGTGCTTAGAACCTGGCCAAGAAATTTTTAAGCATGCACATTCCACTTCAGATGATCTTTGGATTTGTATCCAAGGAACAGGGACCTTTTATCCTGGAAAAGGTGAAGAAGTTGAGATCACTAAAGGAGATCTTATCATTTCCTATCCCGGTCAACAACATGGAATGCGGAACACTGGAACCGAGCGCTTCATATGTATAGGGGTTGCGGGTCCTATTCCAATGGATTTAGTATTACCTGAAGAATAA
- a CDS encoding uracil/xanthine transporter: MNENRSAATFLAGIQWLFFMLANTVVIPITIGHAFDLSSIEVISALQRSFIFTGIACILQALVGHKYPLMEGQSGIWWGAVLSLSASASTSGISVSELGGGLAIGIIISGVLVVVLGLLGLGNILKRLFTPVVMSTVLFLLAVQLIGIFTKGMLGLSTGDQIDIPTASLSIFLVILVIWINVKGPKFIRSFSLLIGIVTGWILYELLFPASSSAAVKSTNLIHLFPWGHPTVSLGLIITAVITGLVNTTNTIAAIKGFEPMVDAKTTDNQYKKSIMLTGANSIVSGLFGMVPYAPYVSTLGFLKSTLIFERAPMIIGSVVFMFLGFVPSLSQFFSTLPISVGNAVLFVAYLQLFNGAISNLRSIHFTTNTIYRIAAPILLGIAIMNIPADMFASIPMFIRPLLSSGLLMGILLSIFLENTINWSKLDCAEKSLVKINKVSLESNGTSPKESYFPSK, translated from the coding sequence ATGAACGAAAATAGGTCAGCTGCTACTTTCCTTGCTGGAATTCAATGGTTGTTTTTTATGCTGGCCAATACGGTAGTTATCCCGATAACGATCGGCCATGCATTCGATTTATCCTCCATTGAAGTGATTAGTGCACTGCAACGGTCTTTCATTTTTACAGGTATTGCATGTATTCTCCAAGCACTAGTTGGGCATAAGTATCCTTTAATGGAAGGTCAATCTGGTATATGGTGGGGAGCTGTGTTAAGCTTAAGTGCTTCTGCCTCGACTTCTGGAATATCAGTCAGTGAGCTTGGGGGAGGTCTTGCCATTGGAATCATCATTTCTGGCGTCCTCGTTGTTGTCCTTGGGTTACTTGGACTGGGTAATATTCTAAAGCGCTTATTTACCCCTGTTGTCATGAGCACCGTATTATTTCTGCTAGCTGTACAATTAATTGGGATCTTTACAAAGGGAATGCTAGGACTTTCTACTGGCGATCAAATTGATATACCTACGGCTAGTTTGTCCATATTTCTTGTTATTCTTGTTATTTGGATTAACGTAAAGGGACCTAAATTTATTCGCAGCTTTTCATTATTAATTGGAATCGTAACAGGCTGGATTCTTTACGAGCTTCTTTTCCCAGCTAGTTCATCTGCCGCTGTAAAATCCACCAACCTTATTCATTTATTTCCATGGGGGCATCCGACCGTAAGCTTAGGTTTAATCATTACGGCTGTTATAACTGGATTAGTAAATACAACAAATACGATTGCAGCGATAAAAGGATTTGAACCGATGGTCGATGCAAAAACGACCGATAACCAGTATAAGAAGTCAATTATGCTGACAGGGGCCAATTCCATTGTATCGGGCTTATTCGGAATGGTGCCATACGCACCTTATGTATCAACACTTGGCTTCTTAAAGTCAACGCTAATTTTTGAGCGTGCTCCGATGATCATTGGTTCCGTTGTATTTATGTTTCTTGGTTTCGTGCCTTCCCTCAGTCAATTCTTTTCAACTCTCCCAATAAGTGTGGGAAATGCCGTCTTATTTGTAGCTTATCTGCAGTTATTTAACGGTGCAATTTCAAATTTACGCAGTATACATTTTACTACTAATACCATTTATCGAATTGCTGCACCTATTTTATTAGGGATTGCGATTATGAATATTCCTGCTGATATGTTTGCATCGATCCCAATGTTCATTCGTCCTCTTCTTAGCAGCGGTTTATTGATGGGGATTTTATTATCCATTTTCCTTGAAAACACAATAAACTGGTCTAAATTAGATTGTGCCGAGAAAAGTTTAGTAAAAATAAATAAAGTTAGCTTGGAATCCAATGGGACCTCTCCCAAGGAATCTTATTTCCCATCAAAATAG
- a CDS encoding PucR family transcriptional regulator, with protein sequence MMKTVEDLFIVDAFLEAKVIAGHRGLKRKVTSIEISEAPDVTHFLAENSLLLTTGYAFKDDPRNLGKLIKQLSEHPCAGMAIKLKRFINEIPVEVVDLANRLEFPIIQIPPSLTIGNVAHQMLSFLWNNKIEELFYAIHVHKKFTDMMIKGYNLQSLIENLGSFLKCPVLLLNPLGDVVSFSRHFQGQKLKLLKENVVDIFKSNLEEYSEKRMITIQDPSSDHSSLSLNIFQVKTRHPYPSLLIIFNAEKLPYPSSQLAIEQASTVISFTLLKNEAIRESSRLLENNFFGSLVDGNISSKEEVIYRGKQYGLMEKANYICIVFKIDEENRNDFSEEISDVKYQSYDFLYDILYDLFNKSISKINKESILFMKNDYFVSIIQTTNDNLIASIKEKLEEFQEDVFSTLKVSLSFGVGNIVNDISYIPITYSEAVEAWKKGEDLYHKKFINLYETKQLMELIHLIPKENLKNFYENTLRSLSYPKTKDEEDLTNTLIVYLENNCEITVTAKKLYIHRNTVKYRIAKCEDILGYSVHEPQNSLHLRMALVMKPIFT encoded by the coding sequence ATGATGAAAACAGTTGAGGATTTATTTATTGTAGATGCTTTTCTTGAGGCAAAAGTAATTGCTGGTCATAGGGGACTAAAGCGGAAGGTTACATCCATTGAGATATCTGAAGCACCAGACGTCACACATTTTTTAGCTGAAAATTCATTGTTACTGACTACAGGTTATGCCTTTAAGGATGATCCACGTAATCTTGGTAAGCTCATCAAGCAATTGAGTGAGCATCCTTGCGCCGGCATGGCCATTAAACTAAAAAGATTCATCAATGAAATTCCTGTAGAAGTGGTGGATTTAGCAAATAGATTAGAATTTCCAATTATCCAAATTCCTCCTTCCCTAACAATAGGAAATGTCGCCCATCAAATGTTAAGTTTTTTATGGAATAACAAAATTGAAGAGTTGTTTTACGCCATTCATGTACATAAGAAATTTACCGATATGATGATAAAGGGATATAATCTGCAATCTTTAATTGAAAATCTCGGCTCTTTTTTAAAGTGCCCTGTCCTTTTACTTAATCCACTGGGAGATGTCGTTTCATTTTCTAGGCATTTTCAGGGACAAAAATTGAAGCTTCTGAAAGAAAATGTTGTGGATATATTCAAAAGCAATCTTGAGGAATATAGTGAAAAAAGGATGATTACCATACAAGATCCAAGTTCTGATCATTCCTCTTTGTCACTTAATATCTTTCAGGTAAAAACAAGGCATCCTTATCCTAGCCTGCTTATCATCTTTAATGCTGAAAAATTGCCTTACCCTTCATCACAATTGGCCATTGAACAAGCTTCAACTGTTATTTCCTTCACCCTCTTAAAAAATGAAGCCATCCGGGAAAGCAGTCGATTATTAGAAAATAACTTTTTCGGTTCCCTTGTTGATGGAAACATTTCCTCCAAGGAAGAGGTAATCTATCGGGGAAAACAATATGGATTAATGGAAAAAGCAAACTATATTTGTATTGTTTTTAAAATTGATGAAGAGAACAGGAATGATTTTTCGGAAGAAATTAGTGATGTGAAATATCAATCCTACGATTTCTTATATGATATTTTATATGATCTATTTAATAAATCCATCTCAAAAATTAATAAGGAAAGTATTCTTTTCATGAAGAACGACTACTTTGTTAGTATCATTCAAACGACAAATGATAATCTCATAGCCTCTATTAAGGAAAAACTCGAGGAATTTCAAGAAGATGTTTTTTCAACATTAAAAGTATCCTTATCATTTGGAGTAGGGAACATTGTAAATGATATCTCCTATATTCCCATTACCTATTCTGAGGCTGTGGAGGCATGGAAAAAGGGAGAAGACTTATATCATAAGAAATTTATCAACCTTTATGAAACAAAGCAATTAATGGAGCTGATCCATTTAATTCCGAAAGAAAACTTAAAAAACTTTTATGAAAACACGCTAAGATCGCTTTCTTATCCTAAAACAAAGGATGAAGAAGACTTAACCAATACATTAATTGTTTATTTAGAAAATAATTGCGAGATAACCGTAACAGCAAAGAAATTGTATATCCATCGAAATACTGTTAAATATCGAATTGCAAAATGTGAAGATATTCTAGGGTATTCCGTTCATGAACCACAAAACTCATTGCATTTAAGAATGGCTTTAGTCATGAAGCCGATTTTTACATAG
- a CDS encoding Rid family detoxifying hydrolase: MMARKIYNAERASVSGPYSHAVDAGEFVFLSGQTAMNTVGATQMTGDIATQTKECFANLIEVLKAGNLTLDDVVKVNVYLTDMNNFTAMNDVYKTYFQDPYPARTCVAVLALPLGAEVEIEMIAKRS, translated from the coding sequence ATGATGGCTAGAAAGATTTATAACGCAGAGAGAGCATCTGTATCAGGACCGTATTCGCACGCGGTTGATGCTGGCGAGTTTGTATTTTTATCAGGACAAACTGCCATGAATACTGTCGGAGCAACACAAATGACAGGGGACATTGCTACACAAACGAAAGAATGCTTTGCCAATTTAATTGAAGTGTTAAAAGCGGGCAATCTTACACTTGATGATGTAGTAAAAGTAAATGTGTACCTAACAGACATGAATAATTTCACAGCAATGAATGACGTCTATAAAACATATTTTCAAGATCCATATCCTGCAAGGACATGCGTAGCTGTATTAGCATTGCCGCTTGGAGCAGAAGTTGAAATTGAAATGATTGCCAAAAGATCGTAA
- a CDS encoding allantoinase: MSTFDIIINNGKIVTAESIVQGDIAIKDGIFKEISIDKPLEADADKVIDAKGLHILPGLIDTHVHFNEPGRAEWEGLDTGSRSLAAGGATTFFDMPLNSTPPTINKENLEIKRKLAEEKSIVNPRFWGGLVPENIENLKELHENGVIGFKAFMSPSGIEDFNHVDDESIFKGMTEIASLGSILAVHAESTVICDQLAQKKQREGKTSARDFVESRPIISEIEAVRRILSYAEATGCKLHIVHASSRKVVQIIEEAKRKGVDITVETCPHYLSLTVKDLEELGGMAKCCPPLRDEEEVEDLWAAVANGEIDVIGSDHSPAPADMKLIEGNFFEGWGGISGAQSTLNILLTEGYFKRKLPLEKIVALTATNPAKLFGLSTKGTIAVEYDADLTLVNLEESFVLKNEDLFYRHQHSPYVGKAFNGKVTTTIVNGEVVFEHGKITKDN; the protein is encoded by the coding sequence ATGTCTACTTTCGATATAATTATTAATAATGGTAAGATTGTTACAGCTGAGTCCATCGTCCAAGGTGATATCGCTATCAAGGATGGAATATTTAAAGAAATTTCTATAGACAAGCCGCTTGAGGCAGATGCTGATAAGGTCATTGATGCTAAAGGGCTGCATATTCTTCCTGGATTAATTGACACTCATGTTCATTTTAATGAACCAGGGAGAGCGGAATGGGAAGGTCTTGATACAGGGAGCAGAAGTTTAGCTGCTGGCGGAGCCACTACATTCTTTGATATGCCTCTAAATAGCACACCTCCAACGATTAATAAGGAAAATCTTGAGATAAAAAGAAAACTTGCTGAAGAAAAATCCATTGTTAATCCTCGTTTCTGGGGTGGACTTGTTCCGGAAAATATCGAGAATTTAAAAGAACTTCATGAAAATGGTGTTATTGGTTTTAAAGCCTTTATGTCTCCAAGTGGCATTGAAGATTTTAATCATGTTGATGATGAATCAATCTTTAAAGGAATGACCGAAATTGCTTCACTTGGTTCTATTCTAGCTGTTCATGCCGAGAGTACAGTGATTTGTGACCAGCTTGCGCAAAAAAAACAGCGAGAAGGAAAAACGTCTGCGCGGGATTTCGTGGAATCGAGACCGATCATATCGGAGATTGAAGCAGTTAGAAGAATCCTTTCTTATGCAGAAGCGACAGGCTGTAAGTTGCATATTGTCCATGCAAGCAGCCGAAAGGTAGTCCAAATAATTGAAGAGGCGAAGCGCAAGGGCGTTGATATAACAGTTGAAACTTGTCCGCATTACCTTTCTTTAACTGTTAAGGACTTAGAAGAATTGGGTGGAATGGCCAAATGCTGCCCTCCGCTTCGTGATGAAGAGGAAGTGGAAGATTTATGGGCGGCAGTTGCGAACGGCGAGATCGATGTGATCGGTTCTGATCATTCACCAGCACCAGCAGACATGAAGTTGATTGAAGGGAATTTCTTCGAAGGATGGGGCGGTATTTCTGGTGCACAATCTACTTTGAATATTTTGTTGACAGAAGGATATTTTAAACGAAAACTACCTTTAGAAAAAATTGTTGCCTTAACAGCTACAAACCCGGCAAAATTATTTGGACTATCAACTAAAGGAACGATTGCTGTTGAATATGATGCCGATTTGACACTAGTCAATTTAGAGGAAAGCTTCGTCCTAAAGAATGAGGATTTATTTTACCGCCATCAACATTCACCATATGTGGGAAAAGCATTCAATGGAAAGGTAACAACAACAATAGTAAATGGTGAAGTTGTTTTTGAACACGGAAAAATAACTAAAGATAATTAA
- a CDS encoding MFS transporter, whose amino-acid sequence MSVISLGSRRVRPNLLIAAVALGVILNPLNTTIMMLSISIFAVIVTPIATRWIEKSGYRIPLISGVIVGVLGVIFLMTINHNSPLYWIFITLSIIGVSNGILNIGLQTILYSLVSRSESGLAAGLFMTSRFIGNILASSLFGVMFATGTTDGNQHSMKIVLLIVSVILLPDMVFVTKYRSARGGETFDAEM is encoded by the coding sequence ATGTCAGTAATAAGTCTGGGCTCTCGAAGAGTAAGACCAAATCTGTTAATTGCAGCAGTCGCACTTGGGGTGATCTTAAATCCACTAAATACAACAATCATGATGCTTTCTATTTCAATTTTCGCAGTCATTGTTACGCCAATTGCTACACGCTGGATTGAAAAATCGGGTTATAGAATCCCTTTAATTTCCGGGGTAATCGTAGGTGTATTAGGGGTAATTTTCTTAATGACAATCAATCATAACTCTCCGTTATATTGGATATTCATCACCTTATCGATCATTGGGGTAAGCAATGGAATTTTAAACATTGGTCTACAAACCATTCTGTATTCATTGGTTTCTAGATCTGAAAGCGGCCTTGCCGCAGGATTATTTATGACTTCTAGATTTATAGGCAACATCCTAGCTTCTAGTTTATTTGGAGTTATGTTTGCTACAGGGACCACTGATGGAAATCAGCACTCTATGAAGATTGTTTTATTGATTGTATCTGTTATTTTGCTCCCAGACATGGTTTTTGTTACAAAATATAGATCAGCTCGCGGCGGGGAAACATTTGATGCCGAAATGTAA
- a CDS encoding VOC family protein → MGRVVHIEIHVNNMEVAKSFYGEVFGWTFQDWSEYAGMPYFGVVTGNEGEPGINGALMQRQSASPEAGQGLNAYVCTIGVENYDESEAKILNNGGKVALPKFALPGMAWQGYYLDTEGNIFGLHQPDVNAK, encoded by the coding sequence ATGGGAAGAGTCGTTCATATCGAGATTCATGTAAATAATATGGAAGTGGCAAAATCTTTTTATGGTGAGGTATTTGGCTGGACATTTCAAGACTGGAGCGAATATGCTGGAATGCCTTACTTTGGGGTAGTCACTGGAAATGAAGGTGAACCCGGAATCAATGGTGCTTTAATGCAGCGGCAAAGTGCTTCACCCGAAGCGGGACAAGGCTTAAATGCATATGTTTGTACAATTGGCGTAGAAAATTATGATGAATCGGAAGCTAAAATCCTTAACAATGGCGGAAAAGTCGCATTGCCAAAATTTGCATTGCCAGGTATGGCGTGGCAAGGCTATTATTTGGATACAGAGGGCAATATTTTCGGACTGCATCAGCCTGATGTTAATGCCAAATAA
- the sstT gene encoding serine/threonine transporter SstT, translating into MKSLLKKWNQLSIVKQIIIGLIIGILLALTIPEAAKPIVIFGSLFVGALKAIAPVLVLLLVMSAIAHHKKGQQTNMKSVIILYLLGTFIAGLIAVIVSFIFPVSLTLVKGAEGVTPPSGVVEVLKTLLLNIVDNPVKAIFNANYIGILAWGILLGLALRNAADSTKTLISNFSDAVSKMVTWVIKLAPLGIMGLVFESITTSGLDALLGYGKILALLVGCMLFVAFVVNPIIVFALIRQNPYPLVFKCVKESGITAFFTRSSAANIPVNMKLCENLGLNKDSYSVSIPLGATINMAGAAVTITVLTLAAVHTLGIQVDIPTAIILSVLAAVCACGASGVAGGSLLLIPLACSLFGIPADVAMQVVGVGFIIGVVQDSIETALNSSTDVLFTAAAEYKEWRKEGKTIDIKKVA; encoded by the coding sequence ATGAAAAGCTTATTAAAGAAGTGGAATCAACTTAGCATAGTTAAACAAATAATCATAGGATTGATTATCGGTATATTACTAGCTTTGACGATCCCAGAAGCAGCAAAACCGATTGTCATTTTTGGCTCATTGTTTGTCGGTGCGTTAAAGGCAATTGCACCTGTGTTGGTACTCTTATTGGTTATGTCGGCTATTGCTCACCACAAAAAAGGTCAGCAAACGAATATGAAATCTGTTATCATTCTTTATCTTTTAGGAACTTTTATAGCTGGCTTAATCGCTGTTATTGTGAGCTTTATTTTCCCTGTAAGCTTAACGCTTGTAAAGGGTGCTGAAGGAGTTACGCCACCGAGCGGAGTGGTTGAGGTTCTCAAAACCTTGCTGCTGAACATTGTGGATAACCCAGTGAAGGCGATTTTTAATGCGAACTATATCGGAATTTTAGCTTGGGGTATTCTACTTGGTTTGGCTTTAAGAAATGCCGCAGATTCAACTAAAACATTGATTTCTAATTTTTCTGATGCGGTTTCCAAAATGGTTACATGGGTCATTAAGCTTGCTCCGCTAGGAATTATGGGCTTAGTATTTGAGTCCATCACGACAAGTGGATTAGATGCTTTACTAGGCTATGGAAAAATACTTGCCCTATTAGTTGGCTGTATGCTTTTTGTAGCATTTGTTGTAAATCCAATAATCGTGTTTGCGTTAATTAGGCAAAATCCATATCCACTTGTATTTAAATGCGTAAAGGAAAGCGGGATTACAGCATTCTTTACACGCAGCTCAGCTGCAAATATTCCTGTTAATATGAAATTATGTGAGAATCTTGGTTTGAATAAAGATAGTTATTCAGTATCCATTCCATTAGGTGCAACGATCAATATGGCTGGTGCCGCTGTGACGATTACTGTTTTGACGCTTGCGGCAGTTCACACACTTGGGATTCAGGTCGATATTCCTACAGCCATTATCCTTAGCGTCTTGGCAGCTGTATGTGCTTGCGGTGCTTCAGGAGTTGCGGGAGGATCTTTATTATTGATTCCTCTAGCGTGCAGCTTATTTGGAATCCCAGCTGATGTGGCTATGCAAGTAGTTGGTGTAGGCTTTATCATCGGTGTTGTGCAGGACTCTATTGAAACAGCCCTTAATTCATCAACAGATGTGCTTTTCACAGCAGCTGCTGAATATAAAGAGTGGCGTAAAGAAGGAAAAACAATTGATATTAAGAAAGTAGCATAA
- a CDS encoding VOC family protein: MSIGAFSVSLTVKDIHASKAFYEKLGFTDFGGNIDQNWLIMKNEDCIIGLFQGMFEKNILTFNPGWDENAEEVNPFKDVRVLQEELKEKGIDFITEANLETEGPSSFMIKDPDGNLILVDQHR, from the coding sequence ATGAGTATTGGAGCATTTTCTGTTAGTTTGACGGTAAAGGATATTCATGCTTCAAAAGCATTTTATGAGAAACTGGGGTTTACTGATTTTGGTGGAAATATCGATCAAAATTGGTTAATCATGAAAAATGAAGACTGTATAATTGGCCTGTTTCAAGGCATGTTTGAAAAGAATATATTAACCTTTAATCCTGGGTGGGACGAAAACGCTGAAGAGGTAAATCCTTTTAAGGATGTAAGGGTATTGCAAGAGGAACTTAAAGAAAAGGGTATAGACTTTATTACGGAAGCCAATTTAGAAACTGAAGGCCCAAGCAGCTTTATGATTAAGGATCCGGATGGTAATCTAATCCTTGTTGATCAGCATAGGTAG
- a CDS encoding pyridoxamine 5'-phosphate oxidase family protein — MGKLRGNIHNKKREIPEESAYHFLKKGKVAHVATVGLDGFPYVIPFVFVYEEGKQLYLHIGNLRESHFWTNITHNPQVCIEVSEMGDVHPGKKFACQSALVYTSVVLFGTIKHIEDDKKKEWFYDRLMEKYGNPEWTFEKGYPALSKTELFEVQIDKITGKLSEGLSH, encoded by the coding sequence GTGGGGAAATTGAGAGGAAATATACATAATAAAAAGCGTGAAATTCCAGAGGAAAGTGCTTATCACTTTTTGAAAAAGGGGAAGGTGGCACATGTAGCAACGGTCGGACTCGATGGATTTCCATACGTCATTCCCTTTGTCTTTGTGTATGAAGAGGGAAAGCAGCTATATCTTCATATAGGGAACTTAAGGGAGAGTCATTTCTGGACGAACATTACCCATAACCCGCAAGTTTGCATAGAAGTAAGTGAAATGGGAGACGTCCATCCGGGTAAAAAATTTGCATGCCAATCCGCGCTCGTCTACACAAGTGTGGTTTTATTTGGAACCATTAAGCATATAGAGGATGATAAGAAAAAAGAATGGTTCTATGACCGATTAATGGAAAAGTACGGAAACCCAGAATGGACCTTCGAAAAAGGCTACCCAGCCCTATCGAAAACTGAATTATTTGAAGTACAGATTGATAAAATAACTGGAAAATTAAGTGAAGGATTAAGTCATTAA
- a CDS encoding PucR family transcriptional regulator yields MEFRIKDLLKFPSLKDAVVLSGKNHLNKVIKGTTIMEAPDITNWLTGGELVLTSLYPVRNFSEEEHHQFIAQLAEKGVSVLVIKIHRFVSEIPMSIINAGEKSGLTIIQLPKEVPYVDVMYPVMGELFNNQVKKLQYYKEIHDRFTELSLADEGLEKIIKTLEQLIGNPVALFDRHFHCIETTFPSLTEFKIIEKVSYYNQKEGIKFPHYRQIVKYPALNGQKGFQIVVPIETINRIKTYLLIGEFNKPLQELDLIAVENCAISLSLELVKQFAVAEVNKKFKNDLIDELIGGKVQQMNVVFQKANVIGWDLSGSFAAVLFKISSEKDTTTTDQKENNRILSVQNYELVYEAIHHYLPDGIIRSRSDFVIVLWKISDGDLKAGNWMDHIKDTARKIQISIKNQLKDNSVRIGIGSLQKSIMEIPQSFKEAQDALEIGEIIGGKEAITVFSELGIFRLLYKLNDSAVLSSFIPQSLQKLLHYQHANKKDLLITLKTFLECNQNATKTSQILYIHQKTAVYRLERIKDITGMNFEDPEEMLSVQIGLKIVDILNRKEAVL; encoded by the coding sequence ATGGAATTTAGAATTAAAGATTTGTTGAAATTCCCTTCTCTTAAAGATGCAGTAGTTCTAAGTGGAAAAAATCATTTGAATAAAGTGATTAAGGGAACAACTATTATGGAAGCTCCAGATATAACTAATTGGCTTACAGGGGGAGAATTAGTTTTAACAAGTCTTTATCCCGTTCGTAATTTTAGTGAAGAGGAGCATCATCAGTTTATTGCCCAGCTAGCTGAAAAAGGGGTAAGTGTATTAGTCATAAAAATTCACCGTTTTGTTTCGGAAATACCGATGTCCATCATAAATGCTGGGGAAAAATCGGGATTGACGATCATTCAGCTTCCAAAGGAAGTTCCCTATGTTGATGTCATGTATCCAGTCATGGGAGAACTATTTAATAATCAAGTAAAAAAGCTGCAATACTACAAGGAAATCCATGATCGGTTTACAGAATTATCTCTAGCAGATGAAGGGCTGGAAAAAATCATAAAGACGTTGGAGCAGTTGATCGGCAATCCGGTCGCCCTCTTTGATCGCCATTTTCATTGTATTGAGACAACTTTTCCTTCCCTGACAGAATTTAAAATTATTGAGAAGGTTTCCTATTATAACCAAAAAGAAGGGATAAAATTTCCGCACTACCGACAAATCGTTAAATATCCAGCTTTAAATGGACAAAAGGGATTCCAAATCGTTGTTCCAATAGAAACGATTAATCGTATAAAAACATATTTGCTAATTGGCGAATTTAATAAGCCGCTTCAGGAACTAGATTTAATTGCGGTTGAAAATTGTGCAATCTCTTTATCTCTTGAGTTAGTAAAACAATTTGCCGTGGCAGAAGTTAATAAAAAGTTTAAAAATGATTTAATTGATGAACTGATCGGCGGAAAAGTCCAGCAGATGAATGTAGTTTTTCAAAAGGCAAATGTCATTGGCTGGGATTTAAGTGGATCATTCGCAGCGGTTCTATTCAAAATTTCCTCAGAAAAAGATACAACTACCACTGATCAGAAGGAAAATAATCGAATTCTTTCCGTTCAAAATTATGAACTGGTGTATGAAGCCATTCACCATTATTTGCCCGATGGAATTATCCGAAGCAGAAGCGACTTCGTGATTGTCCTTTGGAAAATAAGTGATGGGGACTTAAAGGCTGGCAACTGGATGGATCATATTAAAGATACGGCAAGGAAAATCCAGATTTCTATAAAAAATCAATTAAAGGACAATTCCGTTCGGATTGGAATTGGCAGTTTACAAAAAAGCATAATGGAAATTCCCCAAAGTTTTAAAGAAGCTCAAGACGCCCTAGAAATAGGAGAAATTATTGGCGGCAAAGAAGCTATTACGGTGTTTTCTGAATTAGGGATTTTTCGTCTTTTATACAAATTAAATGACTCTGCCGTCTTAAGCAGCTTTATCCCACAATCATTGCAGAAGCTGCTCCATTACCAGCATGCTAATAAGAAGGACTTATTAATAACGCTGAAAACATTTTTGGAATGTAACCAAAATGCGACAAAAACATCTCAGATTCTTTATATACACCAGAAAACAGCTGTCTATCGTTTGGAAAGAATAAAAGACATTACCGGGATGAATTTTGAAGACCCTGAGGAAATGTTATCTGTTCAAATAGGATTGAAAATTGTCGATATACTTAATCGAAAAGAGGCTGTCTTATAA